From a region of the Sporosarcina ureilytica genome:
- the purF gene encoding amidophosphoribosyltransferase yields MLAELRGINEECGVFGIWGSEEASQFTYYGLHALQHRGQEGAGIVSTNGNGLQVIKGEGLVNDVFSNLKLDDLRGHAAIGQVRYTTESGRGIENVQPLVFRSTTGSLAVAMNGNIVNAAELREHLERQGSIFQTTSDTEVLAHLIKRSSGSLTQRDRVKKALSMLKGAFAFVILTEDSLMIAQDPNGIRPLSLGKVGDAWVVASETCAFDIIGAECVRSVEPGELLIVNRDGLYAERFAPAVDSAMCSMEYVYFARPDSDIDGINIHMARKRCGKQLAREIGDIEADVVTGVPDSSISAAIGFSEESGIPYELGLIKSRYVGRTFIQPSQSLREQGVKMKLSPVHQVVNGKRVVMVDDSIVRGTTSKRIVKMLKEAGATEVHVVIASPPLVSPCFYGVDISTDSELIATGRTVEEVRELIGADSLTFLSPEGMLEAIGRPDTMKNCGQCLACFTGEYPTEIYSDTVLPHEKEIGK; encoded by the coding sequence ATGCTTGCTGAACTCAGAGGGATAAATGAAGAGTGTGGCGTATTCGGGATTTGGGGAAGCGAAGAAGCTTCTCAATTCACGTATTACGGTCTTCATGCGTTACAACATCGCGGGCAAGAAGGCGCGGGCATTGTGTCAACAAACGGAAATGGTCTTCAAGTCATTAAAGGTGAAGGTCTCGTAAATGATGTGTTTTCGAATTTGAAATTGGATGACTTACGGGGACATGCAGCGATTGGGCAAGTTCGTTATACGACGGAAAGCGGGCGTGGCATTGAGAATGTTCAGCCGCTCGTTTTCCGTTCCACAACGGGTAGTTTAGCCGTTGCGATGAATGGGAACATCGTCAATGCTGCTGAATTACGTGAACATCTAGAGCGTCAAGGAAGTATTTTTCAAACAACTTCCGATACAGAAGTACTTGCGCATTTAATTAAAAGAAGTAGTGGTTCATTAACGCAGCGAGATCGTGTGAAAAAGGCATTGTCGATGTTAAAAGGGGCTTTTGCATTTGTTATTTTAACGGAAGATAGCTTAATGATTGCGCAAGATCCGAATGGGATTCGTCCACTCTCTTTAGGAAAAGTCGGAGATGCTTGGGTTGTTGCATCTGAAACATGTGCATTTGATATTATTGGTGCGGAATGTGTTCGGTCCGTTGAGCCAGGTGAGTTGTTAATTGTAAATCGAGATGGTTTATACGCTGAACGATTTGCACCAGCTGTAGATTCGGCGATGTGTTCGATGGAGTATGTATATTTTGCCCGTCCTGACTCAGACATCGATGGGATTAATATTCATATGGCAAGAAAGCGATGCGGAAAGCAGTTGGCACGAGAAATTGGTGACATTGAAGCAGACGTCGTGACAGGCGTTCCAGATTCCAGTATTTCAGCCGCCATTGGTTTTTCCGAGGAAAGTGGAATTCCATATGAGCTTGGGTTAATTAAAAGTCGTTATGTTGGTCGGACATTTATTCAACCATCTCAATCATTGCGAGAGCAAGGGGTGAAGATGAAGTTATCACCCGTGCATCAAGTAGTGAATGGAAAAAGGGTTGTGATGGTAGACGATTCAATTGTGCGTGGGACAACGTCTAAACGAATTGTAAAGATGTTAAAAGAAGCAGGTGCAACGGAAGTGCATGTCGTGATCGCTTCTCCGCCACTTGTGAGTCCATGTTTTTACGGAGTAGACATTAGTACGGATTCTGAGTTAATCGCAACGGGTCGGACTGTTGAAGAAGTACGCGAATTAATCGGTGCAGATTCTTTAACATTTTTATCACCGGAAGGCATGCTAGAAGCAATTGGTCGACCGGATACGATGAAAAATTGTGGACAATGTTTGGCTTGTTTTACTGGAGAATATCCTACGGAAATTTATTCAGACACGGTATTGCCACATGAAAAAGAAATTGGGAAATAG
- the purM gene encoding phosphoribosylformylglycinamidine cyclo-ligase, which translates to MSNAYEKAGVNIEAGYESVKRMKSHVERTARKGVLGAFGGFGGMFDLSALNYKEPVLISGTDGVGTKLKLAFMADKHDTIGVDCVAMCVNDIVAQGAEPLYFLDYIALGKAVPEKVEAIVKGIADGCVQSGAALIGGETAEMPGLYEEEEYDLAGFAVGACEKSDIVTGENVVEGDVLVGLASSGIHSNGFSLVRKIVLEDKGYDIHDQIAGYEELGTVGEALLEPTKIYAKPVLEMHRELDVHSMGHITGGGFFENLPRMLPDGLTAEVKLGSWEELPVFKMLKEKGKLTDKDLYSVFNMGVGFVVALPEAQAARAIEIAEKHGEKAYQIGRVVAGEGVTFIGDHDGSLE; encoded by the coding sequence ATGTCGAATGCATATGAAAAAGCGGGAGTAAATATTGAAGCGGGATATGAATCTGTGAAACGAATGAAATCACATGTAGAAAGAACTGCACGAAAAGGCGTTTTAGGGGCATTTGGCGGTTTCGGCGGTATGTTTGACTTATCTGCTTTAAATTATAAAGAACCTGTGTTAATTTCTGGAACGGATGGTGTCGGCACGAAATTAAAGTTGGCATTTATGGCGGACAAACATGACACAATTGGTGTGGACTGTGTAGCAATGTGTGTCAACGATATCGTTGCGCAAGGTGCCGAGCCACTTTATTTCCTCGACTATATTGCGCTTGGAAAAGCAGTTCCTGAAAAAGTTGAAGCAATTGTCAAAGGGATTGCAGACGGTTGTGTGCAATCAGGTGCGGCGTTAATTGGTGGAGAAACAGCTGAAATGCCTGGTTTGTATGAAGAAGAAGAATACGACCTTGCTGGATTTGCGGTTGGGGCTTGCGAGAAAAGCGATATTGTCACGGGTGAAAATGTTGTTGAAGGGGATGTCCTTGTGGGCCTTGCATCAAGCGGCATTCATTCAAATGGATTTTCACTCGTGCGTAAGATTGTACTAGAAGACAAAGGTTATGACATCCACGATCAAATTGCAGGGTATGAAGAGCTAGGCACAGTAGGTGAAGCACTTTTAGAACCGACAAAGATTTATGCGAAACCAGTATTGGAAATGCACCGTGAACTCGACGTTCATTCAATGGGGCATATAACAGGCGGCGGATTTTTTGAAAACTTACCACGTATGTTACCGGATGGATTAACCGCTGAAGTAAAGCTAGGCTCATGGGAAGAGCTACCTGTTTTTAAGATGCTAAAAGAAAAAGGAAAGCTAACAGATAAAGATTTATATAGCGTGTTTAATATGGGTGTTGGATTTGTCGTTGCACTACCTGAAGCACAAGCTGCTCGTGCTATTGAAATTGCTGAAAAACATGGCGAAAAAGCGTACCAAATTGGTCGTGTTGTTGCAGGCGAAGGAGTAACATTTATAGGTGACCATGACGGGAGTTTAGAATAA
- the purN gene encoding phosphoribosylglycinamide formyltransferase — protein MSGKTKIAVFASGSGSNFVAIEEACRNGELHAEIAVLITDKPEAYVAERARELNIPISVFSPKAYGSREKYEEAILQKLQEDHVEWLILAGYMRLIGHTLLDAFPSRIVNIHPSLLPSFPGKAAIEQAIEHGVKVTGVTVHLVDEGMDTGPILAQEAVRVVDGDVEKTAEAIHAVEHVLYKETLHRLFTEQ, from the coding sequence ATGAGTGGGAAAACGAAAATTGCCGTTTTCGCTTCCGGAAGCGGCAGTAATTTTGTTGCAATTGAAGAGGCATGTCGTAACGGAGAATTACATGCAGAAATTGCTGTGTTAATTACAGATAAACCTGAAGCTTACGTTGCTGAACGTGCACGAGAGCTGAACATTCCAATATCCGTCTTCTCGCCAAAAGCGTATGGTTCAAGAGAGAAATATGAGGAAGCCATTTTACAAAAGTTACAAGAAGATCATGTTGAATGGCTCATCCTCGCTGGGTATATGCGTCTTATCGGACACACGCTGTTAGATGCATTCCCATCACGTATCGTAAACATTCATCCGTCGCTACTTCCATCGTTTCCAGGAAAAGCGGCCATTGAACAAGCAATCGAGCATGGCGTGAAAGTGACGGGCGTTACCGTGCATCTTGTCGACGAAGGGATGGACACAGGACCGATTCTCGCACAAGAAGCCGTTCGGGTTGTTGACGGAGATGTTGAAAAAACAGCCGAAGCAATACATGCCGTTGAGCATGTGCTTTATAAAGAGACACTACATAGGTTGTTTACGGAACAGTAA
- the purH gene encoding bifunctional phosphoribosylaminoimidazolecarboxamide formyltransferase/IMP cyclohydrolase, protein MKKRALLSVSDKSGILEFAKALESLDYEILSTGGTMKHLADNGVAVTAVDEVTGFPEIMEGRVKTLNPFIHGGLLAKRDNPVHQAQMEEHQIHPIDIVCVNLYPFKETISKADVTTEDAIENIDIGGPAMLRASAKNHAYVTVIVDATDYEQVLAELKADGQTTHETRRRLAAKVFRHTAAYDALIAGYLTDLAGEEFPEQVTYTYELKQPLRYGENPHQKAAFYSKPLGSDFSIAYAEQLHGKELSYNNIQDANAAIQIVKEFDAPAAVAVKHMNPCGVGTGETIADAFNKAYEADPVSIFGGIIALNREVDVTTAEKLSGIFLEIVIAPSFTEEAIDVLTKKKNIRLLTISFEQNKQDKWNTVSVEGGLLMQEPDAFGFKDADIRVATDREPTEAEWEAMKLGWAVVKHVKSNAIVVSDNERTLGVGAGQMNRVGAAGIALTQAGERAKGAALASDAFFPMDDTVEAAAKAGITAIIQPGGSVKDEDSIKKANEYGITMVFTGVRHFKH, encoded by the coding sequence GTGAAAAAACGTGCACTGCTAAGCGTATCTGACAAAAGCGGTATCTTAGAATTTGCAAAAGCATTGGAAAGTCTAGACTATGAAATTTTATCAACAGGTGGTACGATGAAACACCTTGCAGACAATGGCGTGGCTGTAACTGCGGTCGATGAAGTTACTGGATTTCCTGAAATTATGGAAGGCCGTGTAAAAACATTAAATCCATTTATCCACGGTGGATTACTCGCAAAACGTGACAATCCAGTGCATCAAGCTCAAATGGAAGAACATCAAATTCACCCAATCGATATCGTTTGTGTCAATTTGTATCCATTCAAAGAAACCATTTCAAAAGCAGATGTCACAACTGAAGACGCAATTGAAAACATTGATATCGGCGGTCCAGCAATGCTACGTGCTTCAGCGAAAAACCATGCATACGTAACGGTTATCGTCGATGCCACGGATTATGAGCAAGTTTTAGCAGAATTAAAAGCGGACGGACAAACGACTCATGAAACACGCAGACGTCTTGCAGCAAAGGTTTTCCGTCATACCGCTGCTTACGATGCACTCATTGCAGGCTATTTAACAGACTTGGCTGGCGAGGAATTTCCAGAGCAAGTGACATACACGTACGAATTAAAACAGCCACTTCGTTACGGAGAAAACCCGCACCAAAAAGCGGCATTTTACAGTAAACCACTAGGTTCGGATTTCTCAATCGCTTATGCAGAACAACTGCATGGAAAAGAGTTATCTTATAACAATATTCAAGATGCGAACGCAGCGATTCAAATCGTGAAGGAATTTGATGCGCCAGCAGCAGTTGCTGTGAAGCATATGAATCCATGTGGCGTTGGGACAGGTGAAACGATTGCGGATGCGTTTAATAAAGCATACGAAGCAGACCCAGTGTCAATTTTCGGCGGTATCATTGCCTTGAACCGTGAAGTGGACGTAACTACTGCAGAAAAATTAAGCGGAATCTTCTTAGAAATTGTCATTGCGCCTTCATTCACAGAAGAAGCAATTGACGTATTAACAAAGAAGAAAAATATTCGTTTATTAACGATTTCATTCGAACAAAACAAGCAAGACAAATGGAATACAGTTTCTGTTGAGGGCGGACTCCTCATGCAAGAGCCGGATGCATTTGGGTTTAAAGATGCAGATATTCGCGTCGCAACAGATCGTGAGCCGACAGAAGCTGAGTGGGAAGCGATGAAACTTGGTTGGGCTGTTGTAAAACATGTAAAATCGAATGCGATTGTCGTGTCTGATAATGAAAGAACACTCGGCGTTGGCGCTGGTCAAATGAATCGTGTTGGTGCAGCAGGGATCGCACTTACACAAGCTGGAGAACGTGCAAAAGGCGCAGCACTTGCTTCCGATGCATTCTTCCCAATGGATGATACCGTCGAAGCAGCTGCAAAAGCTGGCATTACAGCAATTATCCAACCAGGCGGATCCGTAAAAGACGAAGATTCTATTAAAAAAGCAAATGAATATGGCATTACAATGGTCTTTACAGGTGTTCGTCATTTTAAACACTAA
- the purD gene encoding phosphoribosylamine--glycine ligase, producing the protein MKVLVIGGGGREHAIAKQFNVSPSVKKVFVAPGNDGMKEDAEVVAIDATDFEALVAFAKENEVDLTFVGPEQPLAEGIVDYFAEHGLQAFGPTKAAAQIEGSKSFAKEIMKKYDIPTAAYGTFTDAEEAKAFIREQGAPIVVKADGLAAGKGVIVAMKLEDALHAVDDMIGNQKFGDSSSKVVIEEFLDGEEFSYMSFVHNGQIYPMVIAQDHKRAYDGDRGPNTGGMGAYSPVPQISDAVVQEAYEKVVVPTVEAMAAEGTPFTGILYAGLILTEDGPKVIEFNARFGDPEAQVVLPRMESDFGEFMAALMANKPYELKWNDDEVLGVVIASDGYPETPKKGARLPNLNMITEQGLDVFHAGTKSDGEDFVGNGGRVILVAAKAKTLKEAQADVYHSLSDLKWDGFFYRTDIGWRTFE; encoded by the coding sequence TTGAAAGTACTCGTTATAGGAGGCGGGGGACGTGAGCATGCAATTGCTAAGCAATTCAATGTCTCCCCTTCAGTTAAAAAAGTATTTGTAGCACCAGGCAATGATGGCATGAAAGAGGATGCCGAAGTTGTAGCAATTGATGCAACTGATTTTGAAGCGCTCGTTGCATTTGCAAAAGAAAATGAAGTTGATTTAACTTTCGTAGGTCCTGAACAGCCACTTGCTGAAGGGATTGTTGATTATTTTGCTGAGCACGGTTTACAAGCATTTGGTCCAACAAAAGCGGCGGCGCAAATTGAAGGTAGTAAGTCATTTGCAAAAGAAATCATGAAGAAATACGATATTCCAACAGCCGCGTATGGAACATTCACAGATGCGGAAGAGGCGAAAGCGTTCATTCGTGAACAAGGTGCACCAATCGTTGTCAAAGCGGATGGATTAGCTGCAGGAAAAGGTGTTATCGTTGCGATGAAGCTAGAAGACGCCTTGCATGCAGTGGATGATATGATTGGCAATCAAAAATTCGGAGATTCATCCTCAAAAGTCGTGATTGAAGAGTTTTTGGATGGCGAAGAATTTTCGTATATGTCATTTGTGCATAACGGACAAATTTATCCAATGGTTATCGCACAAGATCATAAGCGTGCCTATGATGGTGACCGTGGTCCGAATACGGGCGGTATGGGGGCTTATTCTCCTGTGCCACAAATTTCCGATGCAGTTGTACAAGAAGCGTATGAGAAAGTCGTTGTACCGACTGTCGAGGCGATGGCTGCGGAAGGAACGCCGTTTACCGGTATTTTATATGCGGGGTTAATTTTGACAGAAGACGGACCGAAAGTGATTGAATTTAACGCGCGTTTCGGCGATCCAGAAGCGCAAGTTGTTTTACCACGAATGGAATCGGACTTCGGGGAATTTATGGCTGCACTCATGGCGAATAAACCGTATGAATTAAAATGGAATGACGATGAGGTTCTAGGTGTTGTCATTGCATCTGACGGCTATCCAGAAACGCCGAAAAAGGGCGCGCGCTTACCTAATTTAAATATGATTACGGAACAAGGGCTAGACGTGTTTCATGCAGGCACAAAATCCGACGGAGAAGATTTTGTCGGGAATGGCGGTCGCGTTATTTTAGTCGCGGCTAAGGCGAAAACGTTAAAAGAAGCCCAGGCAGATGTATATCACAGTTTGTCAGATTTAAAATGGGACGGATTCTTTTACCGTACGGATATTGGTTGGCGGACATTTGAGTAA
- a CDS encoding carbonic anhydrase, producing the protein MKKNIVYPFLAVSLLLGACSDQTTEATEPQKEEVAHIIENEEADDVTSTTQWAYDADIGPEYWGELDNSYGACMNGTEQSPINIESSQVKASEELENVEVQYEPTQFSIMNTGHTVQANPTTTSNSILVEGKEYTLAQFHFHTPSEHQLNSQYFDMELHLVHQDANGDLAVLGLMIQEGEENEALASIWGVLPENETEEDIDVEEAIDLQALLPSNQTSFHYNGSLTTPPCAEAVKWIVFEEPIEMSKEQIQAYQEIFPDNQRPVQPLNEREVFGLN; encoded by the coding sequence ATGAAAAAGAACATTGTGTATCCATTTTTAGCAGTATCGTTATTACTGGGAGCTTGCTCAGACCAGACTACGGAAGCAACTGAACCACAAAAAGAAGAGGTTGCTCATATAATAGAAAACGAGGAAGCAGATGACGTTACCTCTACTACTCAATGGGCATACGATGCAGACATAGGCCCTGAATATTGGGGAGAACTGGACAACTCATACGGAGCCTGTATGAATGGAACTGAACAATCCCCAATCAATATCGAATCTTCTCAAGTGAAAGCAAGTGAAGAGCTAGAAAACGTTGAAGTTCAATATGAGCCGACACAGTTTTCAATCATGAATACTGGTCATACCGTACAGGCTAATCCTACGACAACTAGCAACAGCATCCTTGTCGAAGGTAAAGAGTATACACTGGCTCAGTTCCATTTTCATACGCCAAGCGAACACCAATTGAATAGTCAATACTTTGATATGGAACTCCATCTTGTACACCAAGATGCAAACGGTGATCTCGCTGTCCTTGGCCTAATGATTCAAGAAGGAGAAGAAAATGAAGCGCTGGCATCCATTTGGGGCGTATTACCAGAGAATGAAACGGAAGAAGATATTGATGTAGAAGAAGCGATTGATTTACAAGCTTTACTCCCTTCAAATCAAACATCTTTCCATTACAACGGTTCATTAACGACACCACCTTGTGCAGAAGCAGTTAAATGGATTGTTTTTGAAGAGCCGATTGAAATGTCAAAAGAACAAATTCAAGCTTATCAAGAAATCTTCCCGGATAACCAACGTCCTGTTCAGCCTTTAAATGAACGCGAAGTCTTTGGATTAAATTAA
- a CDS encoding endonuclease I family protein, producing the protein MSQTEGKLTPYVNHSAIANSKASNLDQEFAIGGESSQAEGIHNVDLNAALAELKLNKKQVENEAYYDGEADTKAIQDYYHQIDFYADKKELYEKLNQLICRTHENQLPYNTKTRTYLYSRVDLQMDGNLKSIYSGKDKEPELVIKEDYETERIRIEAYGKLLKSASKTDSEIQKAMASIESENMYNTEHVVPQSWFDKNNPMRGDLHHLFTCEKACNSLRSNHPYFDFVDYPPKMTTETIKMQCGKYEDNKFEPENGKGEVARATLYFLLRYPGEISRYSDKDIEMLIDWHREYKVSIYEKRRNKEIFKIQKNRNPLIDFPQHVDKIDFTLGLSL; encoded by the coding sequence ATGTCTCAAACTGAAGGCAAATTAACACCTTATGTCAATCATTCAGCGATAGCAAATAGTAAAGCGTCCAATTTGGACCAGGAATTTGCCATCGGTGGTGAGAGTAGTCAAGCTGAAGGTATTCACAACGTAGATTTAAATGCTGCATTGGCTGAACTAAAGCTTAATAAGAAGCAAGTGGAAAACGAAGCGTATTACGATGGGGAAGCTGATACGAAGGCAATTCAAGATTATTATCATCAAATTGATTTTTATGCCGACAAAAAAGAATTGTACGAGAAATTAAATCAGTTAATTTGTAGAACGCATGAAAACCAACTGCCTTATAACACCAAAACTAGAACTTATCTTTATTCAAGGGTTGACCTGCAGATGGATGGAAACTTGAAAAGCATCTATTCTGGAAAAGATAAGGAGCCTGAACTAGTCATAAAAGAAGATTATGAAACAGAAAGAATAAGAATAGAAGCTTATGGAAAGTTATTAAAAAGCGCCTCCAAAACTGATTCTGAAATACAGAAGGCAATGGCATCCATTGAAAGTGAAAACATGTATAATACCGAACACGTTGTTCCCCAGTCATGGTTTGATAAGAATAACCCAATGCGAGGAGATTTACATCATCTTTTTACATGCGAAAAAGCTTGCAACTCATTAAGATCTAATCATCCTTATTTTGATTTCGTAGATTATCCTCCTAAAATGACAACAGAAACAATTAAAATGCAATGTGGAAAATACGAAGACAATAAGTTTGAGCCGGAAAATGGAAAAGGTGAGGTTGCTAGGGCCACATTGTACTTTTTGTTAAGGTATCCAGGAGAAATTAGCCGTTATAGCGATAAGGACATTGAAATGCTAATCGATTGGCATCGTGAATATAAGGTTTCCATTTATGAAAAACGTCGTAATAAAGAGATATTCAAAATTCAAAAGAACAGGAATCCCCTAATCGATTTTCCTCAACACGTTGACAAAATCGATTTTACGCTTGGGTTATCATTGTAA
- a CDS encoding S8 family peptidase has product MKPLVRAIPFLVNEQLNEVSQVPEGIELIQAPKIWQETKGEGVTIAVLDTGCDIHHPDLKDRIIGGKNFTDDDGGNPEQYNDYNGHGTHVAGTIAASENNVGVVGVAPAASLLIVKVLNKRGSGQYDWIIGGIHYAIEQKVDIISMSLGGPVDNPKLYEAIKLAIAHNILVVCAAGNEGDGNDSTDEFAYPGRYNEVICVGAINFERLSSDFTNSHDEIDLVAPGEEILSTYLNGKYARLTGTSMAAPHISGALALIKVWANNHFGRALSEPELYAQLIKRTVPLGFSPKLEGNGVIYLTVLEHLEKIFDQEFVDHVLLECLVAK; this is encoded by the coding sequence ATGAAACCATTAGTTCGCGCAATCCCATTCCTTGTAAATGAACAGCTAAATGAAGTAAGTCAAGTTCCAGAGGGAATTGAATTAATTCAAGCACCGAAAATTTGGCAAGAAACGAAAGGAGAAGGTGTGACGATTGCGGTTTTGGATACTGGGTGTGATATACACCATCCCGATTTAAAAGACCGCATTATTGGTGGGAAAAACTTCACAGATGATGATGGAGGTAATCCTGAACAATACAATGACTATAACGGCCATGGTACGCATGTCGCAGGAACTATTGCAGCAAGTGAAAATAACGTTGGCGTAGTTGGAGTCGCTCCCGCAGCAAGTTTATTAATAGTAAAAGTTCTCAATAAACGCGGGTCTGGCCAATATGATTGGATCATCGGTGGGATTCATTATGCGATTGAACAAAAAGTGGATATTATTTCAATGTCGCTAGGAGGTCCTGTTGACAATCCTAAACTATATGAAGCGATAAAACTTGCAATTGCTCATAATATCCTCGTCGTTTGCGCTGCCGGGAATGAGGGAGATGGCAATGATAGTACGGATGAATTCGCATATCCCGGACGTTATAATGAAGTTATTTGTGTAGGAGCGATTAATTTCGAACGGCTTTCTAGCGATTTCACAAACTCTCATGATGAAATTGATTTAGTTGCACCGGGCGAAGAAATCTTATCCACCTATTTAAATGGGAAATATGCTAGACTAACCGGAACTTCTATGGCCGCCCCCCATATTTCCGGTGCACTGGCGCTCATTAAGGTTTGGGCAAATAATCATTTCGGAAGAGCGCTTTCTGAGCCTGAGTTATACGCTCAACTGATCAAAAGAACTGTTCCTCTTGGTTTTTCGCCAAAGCTTGAGGGGAACGGGGTTATCTATTTAACAGTCCTAGAACATCTTGAAAAGATATTTGATCAAGAGTTTGTAGATCATGTTTTACTAGAATGTTTAGTAGCTAAATGA
- a CDS encoding class I SAM-dependent methyltransferase produces MTNQMNFDSGMATEYDKGVRRTLPTYDALFRLVQAYFRKHIQQESEVLIVGAGGGTELAIFGPQNLDWQFTAVDPAPAMLDLARDKAKQLQLLDCVHFIEGTIEDVEATHLYDAATFMLVLHFIEEDAEKLRQLKGIRKRLKSGAPFVLASMYGNPDSTEFDELFSLWKAYWLDSTHLTEQEVDEMEQTVRGLSFIAEEKILEMLTEAGFGNIAKFFTTNMFGGWVCKAV; encoded by the coding sequence ATGACAAATCAAATGAACTTTGATTCAGGAATGGCGACTGAATATGATAAAGGCGTTCGTCGCACACTGCCGACGTATGACGCGTTATTCCGTCTCGTTCAAGCATATTTTCGAAAACATATTCAGCAAGAAAGTGAAGTCCTCATTGTGGGGGCTGGAGGTGGAACGGAACTGGCGATTTTTGGCCCGCAAAATCTAGACTGGCAGTTTACCGCAGTGGACCCTGCTCCGGCCATGCTAGATTTGGCACGGGATAAAGCAAAGCAATTACAATTACTGGATTGCGTTCATTTTATCGAAGGAACAATTGAAGATGTTGAAGCGACTCACTTATATGATGCGGCCACATTTATGCTCGTCTTACATTTTATCGAAGAGGATGCGGAAAAGCTCCGCCAATTAAAGGGTATCCGCAAACGGTTGAAAAGTGGTGCGCCGTTCGTTTTGGCTTCGATGTACGGAAATCCTGACAGCACTGAATTTGATGAACTCTTCTCATTGTGGAAAGCGTACTGGCTTGATTCGACTCATTTAACAGAACAAGAAGTAGACGAAATGGAACAAACGGTGAGGGGACTCTCTTTTATTGCCGAAGAAAAAATCCTTGAAATGTTGACGGAAGCTGGTTTTGGCAACATTGCAAAGTTCTTTACGACGAATATGTTTGGTGGGTGGGTTTGTAAGGCTGTTTAA